A genomic stretch from Shewanella sediminis HAW-EB3 includes:
- the rnt gene encoding ribonuclease T, with the protein MSEICDANKLNHRFRGYFPVVIDVETAGFNAQTDALLEIAVTMLKMDDEGVLGLDKTLHYHIEPFEGANLEPEALAFTGIDPTNPLRGAVSEKEAFLEIFKEVKKAQKAAGCHRSIIVAHNAAFDHGFVSKAVERNGLKRTPFHPFATFDTATLAGLAIGHTVLAKACSIAGIPFDNNEAHSALYDTERTAELFCLIVNRWKALGGWPLATPDESTLETESEA; encoded by the coding sequence ATGAGCGAAATTTGCGACGCCAATAAATTAAATCACCGTTTTCGAGGCTATTTTCCCGTTGTCATCGATGTTGAGACAGCCGGGTTCAATGCCCAAACAGATGCGTTGCTTGAAATCGCCGTCACCATGCTAAAAATGGATGACGAAGGTGTACTCGGTTTAGACAAGACTCTGCACTACCATATCGAACCTTTTGAGGGAGCAAACCTGGAGCCCGAAGCACTCGCTTTCACCGGTATCGATCCAACTAACCCGCTTCGTGGTGCTGTCAGCGAAAAGGAAGCATTCTTAGAGATCTTTAAAGAAGTTAAGAAAGCGCAAAAAGCCGCTGGCTGTCACCGCAGTATAATCGTAGCGCATAATGCGGCATTCGATCATGGCTTTGTTTCAAAAGCTGTCGAACGTAACGGACTAAAAAGAACACCTTTCCATCCTTTTGCCACCTTCGATACCGCGACTCTTGCGGGATTAGCCATAGGGCATACCGTCCTTGCAAAAGCCTGTTCAATTGCCGGTATTCCCTTCGACAATAATGAAGCCCATTCTGCCTTGTACGATACCGAGCGCACCGCAGAGCTTTTTTGCTTAATCGTTAACCGTTGGAAGGCATTAGGCGGTTGGCCATTAGCCACGCCCGATGAGTCGACACTCGAAACGGAAAGTGAAGCGTAA
- a CDS encoding aminoacyl-tRNA deacylase, with protein MAIAITLNEYLDKEHVHFEHVEHRRTQTSLDSSRSAHLPAARVSKAVVLQDDDGEYLMASLPANKRVSLPEVDNLMGKNYHLVSERKLQDLFPDCVKGAIPAIGRAYQMPMLVDDSLLTAEPVYIESGDHENLLKLNSTEYAKLVAKAPHGNIQGANMGAPRLWERSSRDRWL; from the coding sequence ATGGCCATTGCAATCACACTTAATGAGTACCTCGATAAAGAACATGTACATTTCGAACATGTAGAGCATCGTCGCACCCAAACATCACTGGATTCGTCTCGTTCTGCCCATCTACCCGCAGCTAGGGTGAGTAAAGCTGTGGTGTTACAAGATGATGATGGGGAGTACTTGATGGCTTCACTGCCTGCCAATAAGCGGGTGTCACTACCCGAGGTTGACAATCTCATGGGTAAAAATTATCACTTAGTCAGTGAGCGCAAGTTGCAGGACCTGTTTCCTGATTGTGTTAAAGGCGCGATACCGGCGATTGGGCGTGCTTATCAAATGCCAATGCTGGTAGATGACAGCTTGTTAACCGCTGAACCTGTCTATATTGAGTCCGGCGATCATGAGAATTTGCTGAAACTGAACTCTACGGAATACGCAAAACTCGTCGCTAAAGCGCCTCATGGAAATATTCAGGGGGCTAATATGGGCGCGCCACGTTTGTGGGAAAGATCGAGTCGAGATAGATGGTTATGA
- a CDS encoding Na+/H+ antiporter family protein: MNAVVIAVCLMLGLSLARVNVVIALTISALVAGLVGGMDLQQTVDAFNTGLGGGAQIALSYALLGAFAVALSHSGLTTLISKKVISTLGKNHNSTNMNRVRWTLLLSILAMAVSSQNLLPIHIAFIPILIPPLLHVMSKLQLDRRLVACVLTFGLVTTYMILPVGFGGIFLNDILLANLNSNNLHAVREQIPTAMLIPALGMITGLLIAVFFSYRKPREYKEELILAAEPEEGVNSRNIAIAAVAIVSTLAVQLITGSMIFGALIGFIIFSFSGALKHVADQDVFNQGVRMMANIGFIMISAAGFAAVVKETGDVSSLVSSLSEIIGDNKALAAFLMLLVGLLITMGIGSSFSTIPIIATIYVPLAMSFGFSVTATIALVGTAAALGDAGSPASDSTLGPTAGLNADGQHDHIRDSVIPTFIHYNIPLLVFGWIAAMVL, encoded by the coding sequence ATGAACGCAGTTGTCATCGCTGTTTGCCTAATGCTGGGTCTGAGTTTAGCCAGGGTAAATGTCGTCATAGCACTCACCATAAGTGCGCTTGTTGCAGGTCTTGTTGGAGGCATGGATCTTCAACAAACCGTAGATGCATTCAACACAGGCTTAGGAGGCGGAGCGCAAATAGCATTAAGCTATGCCCTTCTCGGTGCCTTTGCCGTTGCACTATCTCACTCAGGACTCACGACACTGATCTCTAAAAAGGTCATTTCGACACTTGGGAAAAATCACAACTCAACCAATATGAATCGGGTACGTTGGACGCTATTATTGTCCATACTCGCAATGGCAGTTTCTTCGCAAAACCTGCTTCCTATTCATATCGCATTTATTCCTATCTTGATCCCGCCCCTACTCCATGTCATGTCGAAGCTACAACTTGACCGTAGATTGGTGGCCTGTGTTCTCACCTTCGGCTTAGTGACCACCTATATGATCCTACCGGTCGGCTTTGGTGGCATCTTCTTGAATGATATTTTGTTGGCGAACCTTAACAGCAATAACCTTCATGCCGTGCGAGAGCAGATCCCGACGGCAATGTTGATCCCGGCACTTGGAATGATCACCGGTTTATTGATAGCGGTATTCTTCTCATACCGTAAACCACGTGAGTATAAAGAGGAGTTAATTTTAGCCGCCGAGCCCGAGGAAGGGGTCAATAGTCGCAATATCGCCATTGCAGCGGTCGCCATTGTCTCAACACTCGCAGTACAACTGATCACCGGCTCGATGATTTTTGGTGCCTTAATTGGTTTTATCATCTTTAGCTTCTCCGGAGCACTCAAACATGTCGCCGATCAGGATGTCTTTAACCAAGGTGTGAGAATGATGGCCAACATCGGCTTTATCATGATCTCTGCGGCGGGCTTTGCCGCTGTGGTAAAAGAGACCGGCGACGTGAGCAGTTTAGTCAGCTCTTTGAGTGAAATTATTGGTGATAATAAAGCACTCGCCGCTTTCCTCATGCTACTGGTAGGCCTGCTTATCACCATGGGAATTGGTTCATCATTTTCGACGATTCCGATTATTGCGACCATCTATGTCCCGTTAGCCATGAGTTTCGGTTTCTCGGTAACGGCAACTATCGCATTAGTGGGCACCGCAGCGGCCCTTGGCGATGCAGGCTCACCGGCTTCAGATTCGACCCTAGGGCCAACGGCCGGTTTAAATGCCGATGGACAACACGACCACATCAGAGATAGTGTGATCCCTACATTCATCCACTACAACATTCCTCTGTTGGTATTTGGTTGGATAGCGGCCATGGTGCTTTAG
- a CDS encoding flagellar protein MotY, with amino-acid sequence MWLRVLLALTLCMPLFANAELRHYVASLDQSQWKLSDSTPIICRLEHDIPSYGKAVFTSTAGKDHNLNFSLDMWVKPDQVTQAKLMSLAPAWRPGILSKEITELSYQKYFSGEVPRNAAWSMLAELERGMQPTFYYADWYNRSNKIAVGLSAVNFNRKYGEFKSCLAGLLPYSFDDIAFTVLTYEFGGAELTRYAKAQIAKIQEYLAYDPEVELVLIDAYTDSYGGRSINQKVSEERADSVKNFFLSAGITQERIHTVGHGERHHVASNDTIDERSRNRRVVIRISKPM; translated from the coding sequence ATGTGGCTTAGAGTATTGTTGGCGTTGACACTGTGTATGCCTTTGTTTGCTAATGCAGAGTTGCGTCATTATGTTGCCTCTCTCGATCAATCCCAATGGAAACTCAGTGATAGTACCCCCATTATATGTCGCCTTGAGCATGATATTCCCTCCTATGGTAAAGCGGTATTCACAAGCACAGCAGGCAAAGATCATAATCTGAATTTCAGTTTAGATATGTGGGTAAAGCCAGATCAAGTGACTCAGGCTAAGTTAATGAGCCTGGCTCCGGCGTGGCGCCCCGGAATTCTCTCTAAAGAGATAACTGAGCTCAGTTATCAGAAGTATTTTAGTGGTGAAGTGCCCAGAAATGCTGCCTGGTCTATGTTAGCCGAGTTAGAGAGAGGGATGCAGCCCACCTTCTATTATGCTGACTGGTATAACCGATCGAATAAAATTGCTGTTGGGCTATCGGCCGTTAACTTCAACCGAAAATATGGTGAGTTTAAATCTTGCTTAGCCGGTTTATTGCCATACAGTTTTGATGATATTGCGTTTACCGTTTTGACCTATGAATTTGGTGGAGCAGAGTTGACGCGCTACGCCAAGGCGCAGATTGCTAAAATTCAAGAGTACCTTGCCTATGATCCTGAGGTTGAACTGGTATTGATCGATGCTTACACCGATAGTTACGGTGGCCGTTCAATTAACCAAAAAGTATCCGAGGAGAGAGCTGATTCTGTAAAGAACTTCTTCCTGTCTGCGGGGATAACACAAGAGAGAATTCATACCGTTGGCCATGGTGAGCGCCACCATGTGGCATCGAATGATACCATCGATGAGCGCTCTCGAAACAGGCGAGTCGTTATTAGAATTAGTAAACCTATGTAG
- a CDS encoding peroxiredoxin C: protein MSVLVGRPAPDFTAAAVLGNGEIVDSFNLSEAIQGKPTVVFFYPLDFTFVCPSELIAFDHRIEEFKKRGVEVIGVSIDSQFTHNAWRNTPVAEGGIGPVQYTLVADVKHEICKAYDVEHPEAGVAFRGSFLIDKEGQVRHQVVNDLPLGRNVDEMLRMIDALQFHEEHGDVCPAGWEKGDKGMDASPEGVASYLTDNADDL from the coding sequence ATGAGCGTATTAGTAGGCCGTCCGGCTCCTGACTTCACTGCTGCAGCTGTACTTGGTAATGGCGAAATCGTAGATAGCTTTAACCTTAGCGAAGCGATTCAAGGCAAGCCAACGGTAGTTTTTTTCTACCCACTCGATTTCACTTTCGTTTGTCCATCTGAACTGATTGCATTCGATCACCGTATTGAAGAGTTCAAGAAACGTGGTGTAGAGGTGATTGGTGTCTCTATCGATTCTCAGTTCACACATAATGCATGGCGTAACACACCAGTTGCTGAAGGCGGGATCGGTCCTGTTCAGTACACACTGGTTGCAGACGTTAAGCATGAGATCTGTAAAGCTTATGATGTTGAGCATCCTGAAGCGGGTGTTGCTTTCCGTGGTTCTTTCCTTATCGACAAAGAAGGTCAGGTTCGTCACCAGGTCGTTAACGATCTTCCACTAGGCCGTAACGTTGATGAGATGCTACGTATGATCGATGCACTTCAATTCCATGAAGAGCACGGTGATGTATGCCCAGCGGGTTGGGAGAAAGGTGATAAAGGTATGGACGCAAGTCCGGAAGGCGTTGCTTCTTACCTGACTGACAATGCTGACGACCTATAA